The Rhinoraja longicauda isolate Sanriku21f chromosome 17, sRhiLon1.1, whole genome shotgun sequence genome includes a region encoding these proteins:
- the ptpdc1a gene encoding protein tyrosine phosphatase domain-containing protein 1 isoform X6 produces the protein MQRSSRRHSTVEYLSSFIQSRRHSVSDTLVRVLHRRRSSAVEMLSSSTHQVMVAVSSVNIEEAKTTLSPKKSSMRRPTAKYTKVGERLRHVIPGQMQCSMACGGRACKYENPSRWSEEEQALKGLYSSWITDNILAMARPSTEIIEKYSIIEQFKRHGINTVINLQRPGEHSRCGNPLETESGFTYLPEVFMEAGIYFYNFGWKDYGVASLTTILDMVKVMAFALQEGKLAIHCHAGLGRTGVLTACYLVYATRMSADQAILFVRAKRPNAIQTRGQLLCVRELSQFLIPLRNVFSCCDPRAHAVTVSQYLIRQRHLLHGYEARQLRHVPKIIHLTCKLLLDFAENKQLIEEENIEIPDLSAEIEKTVSQLAIIQLDNEFDGQGFDMGDHFEHTVVSASEIIPNDSVLAAEQEFDPLWKHSNADHFQPMSHLKKRLSYSESDLQKAELFVEQSEAPFTSPAQIAFYSKLHQQSLSQLNLRQPSPIPMDINQISSAVLKVPELCLIKQTSPITTNSSAWEWQNPCNANDQKMESPLFLRRKLPKDIHRTFSLRSSTAVTALKYLISETPDTVISSSSHDTNNINEKDCTKVNTSNKQIASVSKANTSSSPICKKTADKTSAIYKNVFLIENEEKKINSSSEDIPHITFHSELSIERSRLIAGKALAFCMDFDEDLMDKVEMWQHELNVREGTWERICTEKNPYVLCSLMWSWLEQLKEPVISRADVETLAHTYMDPNKAFYSLEKL, from the exons ATGCAGAGATCCTCGAGAAGGCATTCGACAGTGGAGTATTTAAGCAGCTTTATTCAGAGTCGGAGGCATTCTGTTTCCGATACCTTGGTTCGGGTTTTACATAGACGTCGCAGCTCAGCCGTAGAGATGCTGTCATCATCCACGCACCAGGTTATGGTTGCTGTATCTTCAGTTAATATTGAGGAGGCAAAAACTACCCTGTCGCCAAAAAAAA GCAGTATGAGACGCCCGACAGCCAAGTATACGAAGGTGGGAGAACGACTACGGCATGTCATCCCCGGTCAAATGCAGTGCTCAATGGCATGTGGTGGTCGAGCATGCAAGTATGAGAATCCATCCCGATGGAGTGAGGAGGAACAAGCTCTTAAAGGCTTATACTCTTCATG GATTACTGACAATATATTAGCAATGGCTCGTCCTTCCACTGAAattattgaaaaatacagcattatTGAACAATTTAAAAG GCATGGCATAAATACAGTCATTAATCTTCAGCGTCCGGGGGAACATTCACGCTGTGGTAATCCCTTGGAGACGGAGAGTGGCTTTACCTACCTCCCAGAGGTCTTCATGGAGGCTGGAA TCTATTTTTATAATTTTGGATGGAAGGACTATGGTGTGGCTTCTCTCACCACGATTCTTGATATGGTCAAAGTTATGGCTTTTGCCTTACAAGAAGGAAAATTGGCTATTCATTGTCACGCAGGACTTGGAAGAACAG GCGTCTTAACAGCTTGCTACCTGGTCTATGCAACAAGAATGAGTGCAGACCAGGCGATACTCTTTGTTCGTGCTAAGAGACCAAATGCAATTCAGACCCGTGGGCAATTGTTGTGTGTCCGGGAATTATCCCAGTTCCTAATTCCATTACGAAATGTATTTTCCTGCTGTGATCCAAGAGCACACGCCGTTACAGTTTCTCAATATCTCATTCGCCAGCGCCACCTGCTCCATGGATATGAAGCCCGCCAACTTAGGCATGTGCCAAAGATAATTCACTTGACTTGTAAGTTGTTACTGGACTTTGCAGAAAATAAGCAATTGATTGAGGAAGAAAATATTGAGATCCCTGATCTTTCAGCAGAAATTGAAAAGACTGTTTCACAGTTGGCCATTATTCAACTGGATAACGAATTTGATGGCCAAGGCTTCGATATGGGGGATCACTTTGAGCACACTGTGGTATCAGCATCAGAAATTATTCCGAATGATTCAGTACTGGCTGCTGAGCAAGAATTCGACCCGCTTTGGAAACACAGTAACGCAGACCACTTTCAACCCATGTCCCATCTGAAGAAACGCCTCAGCTACAGTGAGTCAGATCTTCAGAAAGCCGAACTCTTTGTCGAGCAAAGTGAGGCGCCTTTTACATCCCCTGCGCAAATTGCTTTCTATAGCAAGTTGCATCAGCAAAGTTTGTCTCAGCTTAACCTGAGACAACCCAGTCCAATACCGATGGACATCAATCAGATTAGCTCGGCTGTTCTGAAAGTGCCAGAACTATGTCTTATTAAACAAACTTCGCCCATAACAACAAACTCCAGTGCCTGGGAATGGCAAAATCCCTGTAATGCAAATGACCAAAAAATGGAATCTCCTCTATTTTTAAGGAGGAAACTGCCAAAAGACATCCACAGAACATTTTCCTTAAGGTCATCGACTGCAGTGACTGCACTAAAATACTTGATCTCTGAGACACCCGACACGGTTATTTCTTCTTCTTCTCATGACACTAATAACATAAATGAGAAGGATTGTACCAAGGTTAACACATCCAATAAGCAGATTGCCAGTGTGTCAAAGGCAAATACTTCCTCTTCTCCAATctgtaaaaaaactgcagataaaaCCTCAGCAATTTACAAAAATGtgtttctgattgagaatgaagaaAAGAAAATTAACAGCTCCAGTGAAGATATTCCACATATTACTTTCCACTCAGAATTAAGCATTGAAAGAAGTAGATTAATCGCAGGAAAAGCTCTGGCATTTTGCATGGATTTTGATGAAGATCTCATGGATAAAGTTGAAATGTGGCAA CACGAATTAAATGTCAGAGAAGGAACTTGGGAAAGAATTTGTACAGAGAAGAATCCTTATGTATTATGCAGTCTCATGTGGTCGTGGCTTGAACAGTTGAAAGAACCTGTTATAAGTAGGGCAGATGTGGAAACTTTAGCACATACATATATGGATCCCAATAAAGCATTTTACTCACTAGAAAAG CTTTGA
- the ptpdc1a gene encoding protein tyrosine phosphatase domain-containing protein 1 isoform X4 — protein sequence MATRISLHPEASYSSLKRRRYIVTSDKGSMRRPTAKYTKVGERLRHVIPGQMQCSMACGGRACKYENPSRWSEEEQALKGLYSSWITDNILAMARPSTEIIEKYSIIEQFKRHGINTVINLQRPGEHSRCGNPLETESGFTYLPEVFMEAGIYFYNFGWKDYGVASLTTILDMVKVMAFALQEGKLAIHCHAGLGRTGVLTACYLVYATRMSADQAILFVRAKRPNAIQTRGQLLCVRELSQFLIPLRNVFSCCDPRAHAVTVSQYLIRQRHLLHGYEARQLRHVPKIIHLTCKLLLDFAENKQLIEEENIEIPDLSAEIEKTVSQLAIIQLDNEFDGQGFDMGDHFEHTVVSASEIIPNDSVLAAEQEFDPLWKHSNADHFQPMSHLKKRLSYSESDLQKAELFVEQSEAPFTSPAQIAFYSKLHQQSLSQLNLRQPSPIPMDINQISSAVLKVPELCLIKQTSPITTNSSAWEWQNPCNANDQKMESPLFLRRKLPKDIHRTFSLRSSTAVTALKYLISETPDTVISSSSHDTNNINEKDCTKVNTSNKQIASVSKANTSSSPICKKTADKTSAIYKNVFLIENEEKKINSSSEDIPHITFHSELSIERSRLIAGKALAFCMDFDEDLMDKVEMWQHELNVREGTWERICTEKNPYVLCSLMWSWLEQLKEPVISRADVETLAHTYMDPNKAFYSLEKNQYQALLCILDCMAQLRDLPFDVEDAILTRAIRAFTKVCFDADEGPKVHNTLRTILKPILQEKQAKLADWEISN from the exons GCAGTATGAGACGCCCGACAGCCAAGTATACGAAGGTGGGAGAACGACTACGGCATGTCATCCCCGGTCAAATGCAGTGCTCAATGGCATGTGGTGGTCGAGCATGCAAGTATGAGAATCCATCCCGATGGAGTGAGGAGGAACAAGCTCTTAAAGGCTTATACTCTTCATG GATTACTGACAATATATTAGCAATGGCTCGTCCTTCCACTGAAattattgaaaaatacagcattatTGAACAATTTAAAAG GCATGGCATAAATACAGTCATTAATCTTCAGCGTCCGGGGGAACATTCACGCTGTGGTAATCCCTTGGAGACGGAGAGTGGCTTTACCTACCTCCCAGAGGTCTTCATGGAGGCTGGAA TCTATTTTTATAATTTTGGATGGAAGGACTATGGTGTGGCTTCTCTCACCACGATTCTTGATATGGTCAAAGTTATGGCTTTTGCCTTACAAGAAGGAAAATTGGCTATTCATTGTCACGCAGGACTTGGAAGAACAG GCGTCTTAACAGCTTGCTACCTGGTCTATGCAACAAGAATGAGTGCAGACCAGGCGATACTCTTTGTTCGTGCTAAGAGACCAAATGCAATTCAGACCCGTGGGCAATTGTTGTGTGTCCGGGAATTATCCCAGTTCCTAATTCCATTACGAAATGTATTTTCCTGCTGTGATCCAAGAGCACACGCCGTTACAGTTTCTCAATATCTCATTCGCCAGCGCCACCTGCTCCATGGATATGAAGCCCGCCAACTTAGGCATGTGCCAAAGATAATTCACTTGACTTGTAAGTTGTTACTGGACTTTGCAGAAAATAAGCAATTGATTGAGGAAGAAAATATTGAGATCCCTGATCTTTCAGCAGAAATTGAAAAGACTGTTTCACAGTTGGCCATTATTCAACTGGATAACGAATTTGATGGCCAAGGCTTCGATATGGGGGATCACTTTGAGCACACTGTGGTATCAGCATCAGAAATTATTCCGAATGATTCAGTACTGGCTGCTGAGCAAGAATTCGACCCGCTTTGGAAACACAGTAACGCAGACCACTTTCAACCCATGTCCCATCTGAAGAAACGCCTCAGCTACAGTGAGTCAGATCTTCAGAAAGCCGAACTCTTTGTCGAGCAAAGTGAGGCGCCTTTTACATCCCCTGCGCAAATTGCTTTCTATAGCAAGTTGCATCAGCAAAGTTTGTCTCAGCTTAACCTGAGACAACCCAGTCCAATACCGATGGACATCAATCAGATTAGCTCGGCTGTTCTGAAAGTGCCAGAACTATGTCTTATTAAACAAACTTCGCCCATAACAACAAACTCCAGTGCCTGGGAATGGCAAAATCCCTGTAATGCAAATGACCAAAAAATGGAATCTCCTCTATTTTTAAGGAGGAAACTGCCAAAAGACATCCACAGAACATTTTCCTTAAGGTCATCGACTGCAGTGACTGCACTAAAATACTTGATCTCTGAGACACCCGACACGGTTATTTCTTCTTCTTCTCATGACACTAATAACATAAATGAGAAGGATTGTACCAAGGTTAACACATCCAATAAGCAGATTGCCAGTGTGTCAAAGGCAAATACTTCCTCTTCTCCAATctgtaaaaaaactgcagataaaaCCTCAGCAATTTACAAAAATGtgtttctgattgagaatgaagaaAAGAAAATTAACAGCTCCAGTGAAGATATTCCACATATTACTTTCCACTCAGAATTAAGCATTGAAAGAAGTAGATTAATCGCAGGAAAAGCTCTGGCATTTTGCATGGATTTTGATGAAGATCTCATGGATAAAGTTGAAATGTGGCAA CACGAATTAAATGTCAGAGAAGGAACTTGGGAAAGAATTTGTACAGAGAAGAATCCTTATGTATTATGCAGTCTCATGTGGTCGTGGCTTGAACAGTTGAAAGAACCTGTTATAAGTAGGGCAGATGTGGAAACTTTAGCACATACATATATGGATCCCAATAAAGCATTTTACTCACTAGAAAAG AATCAATATCAGGCACTGCTTTGCATTCTTGATTGTATGGCACAATTGCGTGACTTGCCATTTGATGTAGAAGATGCTATACTTACTCGAGCAATTAGAGCTTTTACAAAG
- the ptpdc1a gene encoding protein tyrosine phosphatase domain-containing protein 1 isoform X3: protein MQRSSRRHSTVEYLSSFIQSRRHSVSDTLVRVLHRRRSSAVEMLSSSTHQVMVAVSSVNIEEAKTTLSPKKSSMRRPTAKYTKVGERLRHVIPGQMQCSMACGGRACKYENPSRWSEEEQALKGLYSSWITDNILAMARPSTEIIEKYSIIEQFKRHGINTVINLQRPGEHSRCGNPLETESGFTYLPEVFMEAGIYFYNFGWKDYGVASLTTILDMVKVMAFALQEGKLAIHCHAGLGRTGVLTACYLVYATRMSADQAILFVRAKRPNAIQTRGQLLCVRELSQFLIPLRNVFSCCDPRAHAVTVSQYLIRQRHLLHGYEARQLRHVPKIIHLTCKLLLDFAENKQLIEEENIEIPDLSAEIEKTVSQLAIIQLDNEFDGQGFDMGDHFEHTVVSASEIIPNDSVLAAEQEFDPLWKHSNADHFQPMSHLKKRLSYSESDLQKAELFVEQSEAPFTSPAQIAFYSKLHQQSLSQLNLRQPSPIPMDINQISSAVLKVPELCLIKQTSPITTNSSAWEWQNPCNANDQKMESPLFLRRKLPKDIHRTFSLRSSTAVTALKYLISETPDTVISSSSHDTNNINEKDCTKVNTSNKQIASVSKANTSSSPICKKTADKTSAIYKNVFLIENEEKKINSSSEDIPHITFHSELSIERSRLIAGKALAFCMDFDEDLMDKVEMWQHELNVREGTWERICTEKNPYVLCSLMWSWLEQLKEPVISRADVETLAHTYMDPNKAFYSLEKVCFDADEGPKVHNTLRTILKPILQEKQAKLADWEISN from the exons ATGCAGAGATCCTCGAGAAGGCATTCGACAGTGGAGTATTTAAGCAGCTTTATTCAGAGTCGGAGGCATTCTGTTTCCGATACCTTGGTTCGGGTTTTACATAGACGTCGCAGCTCAGCCGTAGAGATGCTGTCATCATCCACGCACCAGGTTATGGTTGCTGTATCTTCAGTTAATATTGAGGAGGCAAAAACTACCCTGTCGCCAAAAAAAA GCAGTATGAGACGCCCGACAGCCAAGTATACGAAGGTGGGAGAACGACTACGGCATGTCATCCCCGGTCAAATGCAGTGCTCAATGGCATGTGGTGGTCGAGCATGCAAGTATGAGAATCCATCCCGATGGAGTGAGGAGGAACAAGCTCTTAAAGGCTTATACTCTTCATG GATTACTGACAATATATTAGCAATGGCTCGTCCTTCCACTGAAattattgaaaaatacagcattatTGAACAATTTAAAAG GCATGGCATAAATACAGTCATTAATCTTCAGCGTCCGGGGGAACATTCACGCTGTGGTAATCCCTTGGAGACGGAGAGTGGCTTTACCTACCTCCCAGAGGTCTTCATGGAGGCTGGAA TCTATTTTTATAATTTTGGATGGAAGGACTATGGTGTGGCTTCTCTCACCACGATTCTTGATATGGTCAAAGTTATGGCTTTTGCCTTACAAGAAGGAAAATTGGCTATTCATTGTCACGCAGGACTTGGAAGAACAG GCGTCTTAACAGCTTGCTACCTGGTCTATGCAACAAGAATGAGTGCAGACCAGGCGATACTCTTTGTTCGTGCTAAGAGACCAAATGCAATTCAGACCCGTGGGCAATTGTTGTGTGTCCGGGAATTATCCCAGTTCCTAATTCCATTACGAAATGTATTTTCCTGCTGTGATCCAAGAGCACACGCCGTTACAGTTTCTCAATATCTCATTCGCCAGCGCCACCTGCTCCATGGATATGAAGCCCGCCAACTTAGGCATGTGCCAAAGATAATTCACTTGACTTGTAAGTTGTTACTGGACTTTGCAGAAAATAAGCAATTGATTGAGGAAGAAAATATTGAGATCCCTGATCTTTCAGCAGAAATTGAAAAGACTGTTTCACAGTTGGCCATTATTCAACTGGATAACGAATTTGATGGCCAAGGCTTCGATATGGGGGATCACTTTGAGCACACTGTGGTATCAGCATCAGAAATTATTCCGAATGATTCAGTACTGGCTGCTGAGCAAGAATTCGACCCGCTTTGGAAACACAGTAACGCAGACCACTTTCAACCCATGTCCCATCTGAAGAAACGCCTCAGCTACAGTGAGTCAGATCTTCAGAAAGCCGAACTCTTTGTCGAGCAAAGTGAGGCGCCTTTTACATCCCCTGCGCAAATTGCTTTCTATAGCAAGTTGCATCAGCAAAGTTTGTCTCAGCTTAACCTGAGACAACCCAGTCCAATACCGATGGACATCAATCAGATTAGCTCGGCTGTTCTGAAAGTGCCAGAACTATGTCTTATTAAACAAACTTCGCCCATAACAACAAACTCCAGTGCCTGGGAATGGCAAAATCCCTGTAATGCAAATGACCAAAAAATGGAATCTCCTCTATTTTTAAGGAGGAAACTGCCAAAAGACATCCACAGAACATTTTCCTTAAGGTCATCGACTGCAGTGACTGCACTAAAATACTTGATCTCTGAGACACCCGACACGGTTATTTCTTCTTCTTCTCATGACACTAATAACATAAATGAGAAGGATTGTACCAAGGTTAACACATCCAATAAGCAGATTGCCAGTGTGTCAAAGGCAAATACTTCCTCTTCTCCAATctgtaaaaaaactgcagataaaaCCTCAGCAATTTACAAAAATGtgtttctgattgagaatgaagaaAAGAAAATTAACAGCTCCAGTGAAGATATTCCACATATTACTTTCCACTCAGAATTAAGCATTGAAAGAAGTAGATTAATCGCAGGAAAAGCTCTGGCATTTTGCATGGATTTTGATGAAGATCTCATGGATAAAGTTGAAATGTGGCAA CACGAATTAAATGTCAGAGAAGGAACTTGGGAAAGAATTTGTACAGAGAAGAATCCTTATGTATTATGCAGTCTCATGTGGTCGTGGCTTGAACAGTTGAAAGAACCTGTTATAAGTAGGGCAGATGTGGAAACTTTAGCACATACATATATGGATCCCAATAAAGCATTTTACTCACTAGAAAAG
- the ptpdc1a gene encoding protein tyrosine phosphatase domain-containing protein 1 isoform X1, which produces MQRSSRRHSTVEYLSSFIQSRRHSVSDTLVRVLHRRRSSAVEMLSSSTHQVMVAVSSVNIEEAKTTLSPKKSSMRRPTAKYTKVGERLRHVIPGQMQCSMACGGRACKYENPSRWSEEEQALKGLYSSWITDNILAMARPSTEIIEKYSIIEQFKRHGINTVINLQRPGEHSRCGNPLETESGFTYLPEVFMEAGIYFYNFGWKDYGVASLTTILDMVKVMAFALQEGKLAIHCHAGLGRTGVLTACYLVYATRMSADQAILFVRAKRPNAIQTRGQLLCVRELSQFLIPLRNVFSCCDPRAHAVTVSQYLIRQRHLLHGYEARQLRHVPKIIHLTCKLLLDFAENKQLIEEENIEIPDLSAEIEKTVSQLAIIQLDNEFDGQGFDMGDHFEHTVVSASEIIPNDSVLAAEQEFDPLWKHSNADHFQPMSHLKKRLSYSESDLQKAELFVEQSEAPFTSPAQIAFYSKLHQQSLSQLNLRQPSPIPMDINQISSAVLKVPELCLIKQTSPITTNSSAWEWQNPCNANDQKMESPLFLRRKLPKDIHRTFSLRSSTAVTALKYLISETPDTVISSSSHDTNNINEKDCTKVNTSNKQIASVSKANTSSSPICKKTADKTSAIYKNVFLIENEEKKINSSSEDIPHITFHSELSIERSRLIAGKALAFCMDFDEDLMDKVEMWQHELNVREGTWERICTEKNPYVLCSLMWSWLEQLKEPVISRADVETLAHTYMDPNKAFYSLEKNQYQALLCILDCMAQLRDLPFDVEDAILTRAIRAFTKVCFDADEGPKVHNTLRTILKPILQEKQAKLADWEISN; this is translated from the exons ATGCAGAGATCCTCGAGAAGGCATTCGACAGTGGAGTATTTAAGCAGCTTTATTCAGAGTCGGAGGCATTCTGTTTCCGATACCTTGGTTCGGGTTTTACATAGACGTCGCAGCTCAGCCGTAGAGATGCTGTCATCATCCACGCACCAGGTTATGGTTGCTGTATCTTCAGTTAATATTGAGGAGGCAAAAACTACCCTGTCGCCAAAAAAAA GCAGTATGAGACGCCCGACAGCCAAGTATACGAAGGTGGGAGAACGACTACGGCATGTCATCCCCGGTCAAATGCAGTGCTCAATGGCATGTGGTGGTCGAGCATGCAAGTATGAGAATCCATCCCGATGGAGTGAGGAGGAACAAGCTCTTAAAGGCTTATACTCTTCATG GATTACTGACAATATATTAGCAATGGCTCGTCCTTCCACTGAAattattgaaaaatacagcattatTGAACAATTTAAAAG GCATGGCATAAATACAGTCATTAATCTTCAGCGTCCGGGGGAACATTCACGCTGTGGTAATCCCTTGGAGACGGAGAGTGGCTTTACCTACCTCCCAGAGGTCTTCATGGAGGCTGGAA TCTATTTTTATAATTTTGGATGGAAGGACTATGGTGTGGCTTCTCTCACCACGATTCTTGATATGGTCAAAGTTATGGCTTTTGCCTTACAAGAAGGAAAATTGGCTATTCATTGTCACGCAGGACTTGGAAGAACAG GCGTCTTAACAGCTTGCTACCTGGTCTATGCAACAAGAATGAGTGCAGACCAGGCGATACTCTTTGTTCGTGCTAAGAGACCAAATGCAATTCAGACCCGTGGGCAATTGTTGTGTGTCCGGGAATTATCCCAGTTCCTAATTCCATTACGAAATGTATTTTCCTGCTGTGATCCAAGAGCACACGCCGTTACAGTTTCTCAATATCTCATTCGCCAGCGCCACCTGCTCCATGGATATGAAGCCCGCCAACTTAGGCATGTGCCAAAGATAATTCACTTGACTTGTAAGTTGTTACTGGACTTTGCAGAAAATAAGCAATTGATTGAGGAAGAAAATATTGAGATCCCTGATCTTTCAGCAGAAATTGAAAAGACTGTTTCACAGTTGGCCATTATTCAACTGGATAACGAATTTGATGGCCAAGGCTTCGATATGGGGGATCACTTTGAGCACACTGTGGTATCAGCATCAGAAATTATTCCGAATGATTCAGTACTGGCTGCTGAGCAAGAATTCGACCCGCTTTGGAAACACAGTAACGCAGACCACTTTCAACCCATGTCCCATCTGAAGAAACGCCTCAGCTACAGTGAGTCAGATCTTCAGAAAGCCGAACTCTTTGTCGAGCAAAGTGAGGCGCCTTTTACATCCCCTGCGCAAATTGCTTTCTATAGCAAGTTGCATCAGCAAAGTTTGTCTCAGCTTAACCTGAGACAACCCAGTCCAATACCGATGGACATCAATCAGATTAGCTCGGCTGTTCTGAAAGTGCCAGAACTATGTCTTATTAAACAAACTTCGCCCATAACAACAAACTCCAGTGCCTGGGAATGGCAAAATCCCTGTAATGCAAATGACCAAAAAATGGAATCTCCTCTATTTTTAAGGAGGAAACTGCCAAAAGACATCCACAGAACATTTTCCTTAAGGTCATCGACTGCAGTGACTGCACTAAAATACTTGATCTCTGAGACACCCGACACGGTTATTTCTTCTTCTTCTCATGACACTAATAACATAAATGAGAAGGATTGTACCAAGGTTAACACATCCAATAAGCAGATTGCCAGTGTGTCAAAGGCAAATACTTCCTCTTCTCCAATctgtaaaaaaactgcagataaaaCCTCAGCAATTTACAAAAATGtgtttctgattgagaatgaagaaAAGAAAATTAACAGCTCCAGTGAAGATATTCCACATATTACTTTCCACTCAGAATTAAGCATTGAAAGAAGTAGATTAATCGCAGGAAAAGCTCTGGCATTTTGCATGGATTTTGATGAAGATCTCATGGATAAAGTTGAAATGTGGCAA CACGAATTAAATGTCAGAGAAGGAACTTGGGAAAGAATTTGTACAGAGAAGAATCCTTATGTATTATGCAGTCTCATGTGGTCGTGGCTTGAACAGTTGAAAGAACCTGTTATAAGTAGGGCAGATGTGGAAACTTTAGCACATACATATATGGATCCCAATAAAGCATTTTACTCACTAGAAAAG AATCAATATCAGGCACTGCTTTGCATTCTTGATTGTATGGCACAATTGCGTGACTTGCCATTTGATGTAGAAGATGCTATACTTACTCGAGCAATTAGAGCTTTTACAAAG